The proteins below come from a single Macrobrachium rosenbergii isolate ZJJX-2024 chromosome 50, ASM4041242v1, whole genome shotgun sequence genomic window:
- the LOC136832659 gene encoding uncharacterized protein isoform X3, whose protein sequence is MVCVKGIANTTKNCAICRRDITRDMLMDIRFCREEDIIKNYVNKPREKKTVRSHSVPSRGTGPGGRRLVHHTTEDYDEMVSALMSSRTTSPSYRYQRPTNTHTPPSYTPYSSTTSSTSDSCKDSCKDSCKDSTESCKDSFQDDDCCCSSSRSTSSSSQTATTNSISNTASSSSTSSTSTTTTTTSTQRASRDSLSRTTISSSSYSAPTIRSSSASRALTSYSSRSNAATTSRTSTSSASTSTLTSTSSPSASTASTSSATSTSTSSSSSASSNKTSCTSSTASVSSSTTTSSYSSSYSNGARPRRPTTLALETNAVLATLAAQTSSTHSRLSGSRSAEPPVNATQEQYDRWLAFQLAKADDDLPPSEFNRKHKPTFRRSFSMPERPENVSESSSGSDSDSDTPSSRGSSRRPPASPRNATTTSSSASSSSRSTPISKSSSDSNASSSSGTGSSGSALSTGARPKSSGLRKRVSFKEDAPPIRREAPVLLPCEFCDEMFPERDLMRHQTSCEQNETQLPRASRLAQLAAVNSGSTSSVNLVSSTSNTSVRVTSVTASTVTTQSTTTQSATGHASPPPRRRQGRMPTPVCTPPRKATVSNTSSATERNTTESPSVPARKSPAPIPRRNAAQNRNPELPTSSPPPSCPSSTSPPPLSPPPTTTITIVDQPPTVVVSPSLSSGSNRPFSVSPASSTSTNSSSASSGSLSSSSTTPSTSSSASPVPVNMPNPDIAPPDTPTTDVELEYDEDIPFSRPRKGRLLSSAIFSWRSISGSAATRRGGYARSNTAPLEDTNTDDSPQPLQPVTTSKSATQLPSQHSPDTESSSPYPMISRSPSPSKRHLKQISSHSQNEIVKETQVKDMSPPPTNASTQEHSETVFIKNPNKYKAPPPPPQPSSQSSSLPPIKSGTPSHSNSTSSTSSPPTITNANEKNQLNSQSTIENVTQNDGTKSQSQEKNGFIRFDSKPMMNSFAPREAELRINCEFCKQVFTPEKFRSHQTVCEAALRPVSRRAATPVDQPPPQKSKSPIPAKHNKGPAPAPPPAQAPAEPTPPECPAKEPINKRLERSHSVKDERSSYRVTRRLERASSIKESRTTSSYIDKSSFSRWGSRDCVYSNGIDSPTSYSSTGWSGSTSNIFGGWGGSGSHAWSSHLSMVRDDLRHRAATSSVNALSQGGARYRERSSSRTRPASMYSMSSGGWGSMFDLSSPSRTFNISDAFSTASLASKPPKKSPKKYRAPQPPKKPT, encoded by the exons ATGGTCTGCGTGAAGGGCATCGCCAACACAACTAAAAACTGTGCCATCTGCAGAAGAGATATCACACGTGACATGTTGATGGATATCAG ATTCTGCAGAGAAGAAGATATTATCAAGAATTACGTCAACAAACCCAGGGAAAAGAAGACGGTGCGAAGCCACAGTGTACCCAGCAGGGGCACTGGGCCAGGGGGTAGAAGACTTGTCCACCACACTACAGAGGATTATGATG AGATGGTGTCAGCACTAATGTCCAGCCGCACCACCTCTCCATCCTACAGATACCAACGCCCGACCAACACCCACACTCCTCCGTCCTATACCCCCTACTCCTCCACAACTTCCTCTACCTCAGACTCCTGCAAGGATTCCTGCAAGGACTCTTGCAAGGATTCTACCGAGTCTTGCAAGGATTCCTTTCAGGATGATGACTGTTGCTGCTCTTCTAGCCGCTCTACATCCTCCAGTTCCCAAACAGCCACTACTAACAGCATTTCCAACACTGCTTCAAGCAGTAGCACTAGCTCAACTTCAACTACTACCACCACGACTTCCACCCAAAGAGCATCTAGAGACTCTTTGTCCAGGACTACCatttcttcttcgtcttattcTGCTCCCACTATTAGGTCCAGCTCTGCTTCACGAGCGTTAACATCTTATTCCTCTAGGTCTAACGCTGCTACTACCAGCAGGACCTCTACATCATCAGCTTCAACCTCTACTCTCACCTCCACGAGCTCTCCGAGTGCCTCTACTGCTTCAACATCATCTGCCACGTCAACTTCCACTTCCTCTTCATCTAGTGCTTCCTCTAATAAGACCTCTTGCACCTCTTCCACAGCCTCAGTATCCTCTTCCACCACGACCTCTTCGtattcctcctcctactctaATGGTGCTCGACCAAGAAGACCAACAACACTTGCCTTGGAGACAAATGCTGTTCTGGCCACTCTTGCAGCTCAGACTTCTAGTACACACTCCCGACTGAGTG GGAGCCGTAGTGCTGAGCCTCCAGTCAATGCAACACAAGAACAATATGATCGATGGTTAGCTTTTCAACTTGCTAAAGCTGATGATGACCTCCCTCCTTCAGAATTCAACAGAAAGCATAAGCCAACTTTTCGTCGATCCTTCTCTATGCCAGAAAGACCC gaGAATGTATCAGAAAGCAGCAGTGGCAGCGATTCTGACTCAGATACCCCATCATCAAGAGGGAGCTCTCGTCGACCTCCGGCTTCACCACGAAATGCAACTACTACATCTTCATCTGCTTCTTCGTCAAGTAGGAGCACTCCCATTAGCAAATCATCTAGTGATTCCAATGCCTCTTCAAGCAGTGGTACTGGAAGCAGTGGAAGTGCTTTAAGTACAGGAGCAAGGCCAAAGAGTTCTGGACTTAGGAAACGAGTCTCCTTCAAAGAAGATGCT CCACCTATCCGACGAGAAGCTCCAGTTTTACTCCCCTGTGAATTTTGTGACGAGATGTTCCCAGAGCGAGATCTTATGCGACATCAGACAAGCTGTGAACAAAATGAGACACAGTTGCCTAGGGCTTCTCGCTTAGCCCAACTGGCAGCTGTTAACAGCGGTTCTACATCCTCAGTTAATTTAGTATCATCAACATCAAATACCAGTGTGAGAGTAACCTCTGTCACTGCCTCAACTGTGACAACTCAGTCAACGACTACACAAAGTGCAACTGGCCATGCATCTCCCCCACCAAGAAGACGTCAGGGAAGAATGCCTACCCCAGTGTGCACACCCCCCCGGAAAGCTACAGTGTCCAATACCTCTTCTGCAACAGAAAGAAATACAACAGAATCACCATCTGTTCCAGCAAGAAAAAGTCCTGCTCCTATTCCTAGGAGGAATGCAGCTCAGAACAGAAATCCGGAGCTTCCAACTTCTAGCCCTCCACCCAGTTGTCCTTCATCAACTAGTCCACCACCTTTGAGTCCTCCTCCAACCACCACAATCACGATTGTGGATCAGCCACCTACAGTTGTGGTATCTCCTAGCTTAAGCTCTGGTAGTAATCGGCCGTTTAGCGTTAGTCCTGCTTCAAGCACTTCTACAAACAGCAGCTCTGCCAGCAGTGGTTCACTTAGCAGTAGCTCCACAACACCTTCAACAAGCAGTTCAGCATCACCAGTACCAGTTAACATGCCAAATCCAGACATTGCACCTCCAGATACTCCAACAACAGATGTCGAACTTGAGTATGATGAAGATATACCTTTCAGCCGACCTCGTAAAGGTCGCCTCTTGTCTTCAGCTATTTTCTCATGGCGTAGTATATCTGGAAGTGCAGCCACCAGACGTGGAGGCTATGCTCGCTCTAACACAGCTCCTCTTGAGGACACAAATACTGATGACTCACCCCAGCCTTTACAGCCTGTAACGACAAGTAAATCAGCCACACAGCTGCCTTCACAACACAGTCCTGACACAGAATCATCATCCCCATATCCCATGATTTCAAGGTCTCCTTCACCATCAAAAAGACACTTAAAACAAATCTCCTCACACTCCCAAAACGAAATCGTAAAAGAAACACAGGTAAAAGATATGTCTCCTCCACCAACGAATGCCTCAACACAAGAGCATTCTGagacagtttttataaaaaatccAAACAAATACAAagctccaccaccaccaccacagccaTCTTCACAAAGCTCTTCACTGCCACCTATAAAATCAGGTACTCCTTCACATAGTAATAGCACATCAAGTACTTCATCACCACCAACAATTActaatgcaaatgaaaagaacCAGCTTAATAGCCAGTCAACGATAGAAAATGTCACACAAAATGATGGTACCAAAAGTCAGTCACAAGAAAAGAATGGATTCATCAGGTTTGACAGCAAGCCTATGATGAACAGTTTTGCACCAAGAGAAGCTGAGCTCCGTATCAACTGTGAATTCTGCAAACAAGTATTCACACCTGAGAAATTTCGATCCCATCAG ACTGTGTGTGAAGCTGCACTACGGCCAGTTTCTAGAAGGGCTGCAACGCCAGTGGATCAGCCCCCACCACAGAAAAGCAAGAGCCCTATCCCAGCTAAGCATAATAAAGGACCTGCACCAGCACCACCTCCAGCTCAAGCCCCAGCTGAACCCACTCCACCAGAGTGCCCTGCCAAAGAACCTATCAATAAACGTTTAGAGAG ATCCCACTCTGTCAAGGATGAACGTTCTTCCTACCGAGTGACTCGGCGTTTGGAAAGAGCCTCCAGCATCAAGGAATCAAGAACCACAAGTAGTTACATAGACAAAAGCAGCTTCAGCAGATGGGGATCAAGAGACTGTGTCTATAGCAATGGCATAGACTCTCCGACATCTTACTCATCTACAGGATGGAGTGGAAGCACAAGCAACATCTTTGGAGGGTGGGGAGGCAGTGGAAGTCATGCCTGGTCCTCTCACCTCAGTATGGTTCGAGATGACTTGAGACACAGAGCTGCTACTTCGTCTGTCAACGCTCTTTCACAAG
- the LOC136832659 gene encoding uncharacterized protein isoform X5, which produces MVCVKGIANTTKNCAICRRDITRDMLMDIRFCREEDIIKNYVNKPREKKTVRSHSVPSRGTGPGGRRLVHHTTEDYDASVSSSTTTSSYSSSYSNGARPRRPTTLALETNAVLATLAAQTSSTHSRLSGSRSAEPPVNATQEQYDRWLAFQLAKADDDLPPSEFNRKHKPTFRRSFSMPERPENVSESSSGSDSDSDTPSSRGSSRRPPASPRNATTTSSSASSSSRSTPISKSSSDSNASSSSGTGSSGSALSTGARPKSSGLRKRVSFKEDAPPIRREAPVLLPCEFCDEMFPERDLMRHQTSCEQNETQLPRASRLAQLAAVNSGSTSSVNLVSSTSNTSVRVTSVTASTVTTQSTTTQSATGHASPPPRRRQGRMPTPVCTPPRKATVSNTSSATERNTTESPSVPARKSPAPIPRRNAAQNRNPELPTSSPPPSCPSSTSPPPLSPPPTTTITIVDQPPTVVVSPSLSSGSNRPFSVSPASSTSTNSSSASSGSLSSSSTTPSTSSSASPVPVNMPNPDIAPPDTPTTDVELEYDEDIPFSRPRKGRLLSSAIFSWRSISGSAATRRGGYARSNTAPLEDTNTDDSPQPLQPVTTSKSATQLPSQHSPDTESSSPYPMISRSPSPSKRHLKQISSHSQNEIVKETQVKDMSPPPTNASTQEHSETVFIKNPNKYKAPPPPPQPSSQSSSLPPIKSGTPSHSNSTSSTSSPPTITNANEKNQLNSQSTIENVTQNDGTKSQSQEKNGFIRFDSKPMMNSFAPREAELRINCEFCKQVFTPEKFRSHQTVCEAALRPVSRRAATPVDQPPPQKSKSPIPAKHNKGPAPAPPPAQAPAEPTPPECPAKEPINKRLERSHSVKDERSSYRVTRRLERASSIKESRTTSSYIDKSSFSRWGSRDCVYSNGIDSPTSYSSTGWSGSTSNIFGGWGGSGSHAWSSHLSMVRDDLRHRAATSSVNALSQDNGGDSDNGGENEVETEGNGRDRSRSRYNSCNSLLVEVRAALNKTTPSNFAVDSGGARYRERSSSRTRPASMYSMSSGGWGSMFDLSSPSRTFNISDAFSTASLASKPPKKSPKKYRAPQPPKKPT; this is translated from the exons ATGGTCTGCGTGAAGGGCATCGCCAACACAACTAAAAACTGTGCCATCTGCAGAAGAGATATCACACGTGACATGTTGATGGATATCAG ATTCTGCAGAGAAGAAGATATTATCAAGAATTACGTCAACAAACCCAGGGAAAAGAAGACGGTGCGAAGCCACAGTGTACCCAGCAGGGGCACTGGGCCAGGGGGTAGAAGACTTGTCCACCACACTACAGAGGATTATGATG CCTCAGTATCCTCTTCCACCACGACCTCTTCGtattcctcctcctactctaATGGTGCTCGACCAAGAAGACCAACAACACTTGCCTTGGAGACAAATGCTGTTCTGGCCACTCTTGCAGCTCAGACTTCTAGTACACACTCCCGACTGAGTG GGAGCCGTAGTGCTGAGCCTCCAGTCAATGCAACACAAGAACAATATGATCGATGGTTAGCTTTTCAACTTGCTAAAGCTGATGATGACCTCCCTCCTTCAGAATTCAACAGAAAGCATAAGCCAACTTTTCGTCGATCCTTCTCTATGCCAGAAAGACCC gaGAATGTATCAGAAAGCAGCAGTGGCAGCGATTCTGACTCAGATACCCCATCATCAAGAGGGAGCTCTCGTCGACCTCCGGCTTCACCACGAAATGCAACTACTACATCTTCATCTGCTTCTTCGTCAAGTAGGAGCACTCCCATTAGCAAATCATCTAGTGATTCCAATGCCTCTTCAAGCAGTGGTACTGGAAGCAGTGGAAGTGCTTTAAGTACAGGAGCAAGGCCAAAGAGTTCTGGACTTAGGAAACGAGTCTCCTTCAAAGAAGATGCT CCACCTATCCGACGAGAAGCTCCAGTTTTACTCCCCTGTGAATTTTGTGACGAGATGTTCCCAGAGCGAGATCTTATGCGACATCAGACAAGCTGTGAACAAAATGAGACACAGTTGCCTAGGGCTTCTCGCTTAGCCCAACTGGCAGCTGTTAACAGCGGTTCTACATCCTCAGTTAATTTAGTATCATCAACATCAAATACCAGTGTGAGAGTAACCTCTGTCACTGCCTCAACTGTGACAACTCAGTCAACGACTACACAAAGTGCAACTGGCCATGCATCTCCCCCACCAAGAAGACGTCAGGGAAGAATGCCTACCCCAGTGTGCACACCCCCCCGGAAAGCTACAGTGTCCAATACCTCTTCTGCAACAGAAAGAAATACAACAGAATCACCATCTGTTCCAGCAAGAAAAAGTCCTGCTCCTATTCCTAGGAGGAATGCAGCTCAGAACAGAAATCCGGAGCTTCCAACTTCTAGCCCTCCACCCAGTTGTCCTTCATCAACTAGTCCACCACCTTTGAGTCCTCCTCCAACCACCACAATCACGATTGTGGATCAGCCACCTACAGTTGTGGTATCTCCTAGCTTAAGCTCTGGTAGTAATCGGCCGTTTAGCGTTAGTCCTGCTTCAAGCACTTCTACAAACAGCAGCTCTGCCAGCAGTGGTTCACTTAGCAGTAGCTCCACAACACCTTCAACAAGCAGTTCAGCATCACCAGTACCAGTTAACATGCCAAATCCAGACATTGCACCTCCAGATACTCCAACAACAGATGTCGAACTTGAGTATGATGAAGATATACCTTTCAGCCGACCTCGTAAAGGTCGCCTCTTGTCTTCAGCTATTTTCTCATGGCGTAGTATATCTGGAAGTGCAGCCACCAGACGTGGAGGCTATGCTCGCTCTAACACAGCTCCTCTTGAGGACACAAATACTGATGACTCACCCCAGCCTTTACAGCCTGTAACGACAAGTAAATCAGCCACACAGCTGCCTTCACAACACAGTCCTGACACAGAATCATCATCCCCATATCCCATGATTTCAAGGTCTCCTTCACCATCAAAAAGACACTTAAAACAAATCTCCTCACACTCCCAAAACGAAATCGTAAAAGAAACACAGGTAAAAGATATGTCTCCTCCACCAACGAATGCCTCAACACAAGAGCATTCTGagacagtttttataaaaaatccAAACAAATACAAagctccaccaccaccaccacagccaTCTTCACAAAGCTCTTCACTGCCACCTATAAAATCAGGTACTCCTTCACATAGTAATAGCACATCAAGTACTTCATCACCACCAACAATTActaatgcaaatgaaaagaacCAGCTTAATAGCCAGTCAACGATAGAAAATGTCACACAAAATGATGGTACCAAAAGTCAGTCACAAGAAAAGAATGGATTCATCAGGTTTGACAGCAAGCCTATGATGAACAGTTTTGCACCAAGAGAAGCTGAGCTCCGTATCAACTGTGAATTCTGCAAACAAGTATTCACACCTGAGAAATTTCGATCCCATCAG ACTGTGTGTGAAGCTGCACTACGGCCAGTTTCTAGAAGGGCTGCAACGCCAGTGGATCAGCCCCCACCACAGAAAAGCAAGAGCCCTATCCCAGCTAAGCATAATAAAGGACCTGCACCAGCACCACCTCCAGCTCAAGCCCCAGCTGAACCCACTCCACCAGAGTGCCCTGCCAAAGAACCTATCAATAAACGTTTAGAGAG ATCCCACTCTGTCAAGGATGAACGTTCTTCCTACCGAGTGACTCGGCGTTTGGAAAGAGCCTCCAGCATCAAGGAATCAAGAACCACAAGTAGTTACATAGACAAAAGCAGCTTCAGCAGATGGGGATCAAGAGACTGTGTCTATAGCAATGGCATAGACTCTCCGACATCTTACTCATCTACAGGATGGAGTGGAAGCACAAGCAACATCTTTGGAGGGTGGGGAGGCAGTGGAAGTCATGCCTGGTCCTCTCACCTCAGTATGGTTCGAGATGACTTGAGACACAGAGCTGCTACTTCGTCTGTCAACGCTCTTTCACAAG ATAATGGGGGAGACTCAGATAATGGAGGGGAAAATGAAGTAGAAACAGAGGGGAATGGTAGAGATAGGAGTAGATCCAGATACAACAGCTGCAACTCCCTCTTGGTTGAAGTGCGAGCTGCGCTCAACAAGACCACCCCCAGCAACTTCGCTGTCGACTCTG
- the LOC136832659 gene encoding uncharacterized protein isoform X1 — MVCVKGIANTTKNCAICRRDITRDMLMDIRFCREEDIIKNYVNKPREKKTVRSHSVPSRGTGPGGRRLVHHTTEDYDEMVSALMSSRTTSPSYRYQRPTNTHTPPSYTPYSSTTSSTSDSCKDSCKDSCKDSTESCKDSFQDDDCCCSSSRSTSSSSQTATTNSISNTASSSSTSSTSTTTTTTSTQRASRDSLSRTTISSSSYSAPTIRSSSASRALTSYSSRSNAATTSRTSTSSASTSTLTSTSSPSASTASTSSATSTSTSSSSSASSNKTSCTSSTASVSSSTTTSSYSSSYSNGARPRRPTTLALETNAVLATLAAQTSSTHSRLSGSRSAEPPVNATQEQYDRWLAFQLAKADDDLPPSEFNRKHKPTFRRSFSMPERPENVSESSSGSDSDSDTPSSRGSSRRPPASPRNATTTSSSASSSSRSTPISKSSSDSNASSSSGTGSSGSALSTGARPKSSGLRKRVSFKEDAPPIRREAPVLLPCEFCDEMFPERDLMRHQTSCEQNETQLPRASRLAQLAAVNSGSTSSVNLVSSTSNTSVRVTSVTASTVTTQSTTTQSATGHASPPPRRRQGRMPTPVCTPPRKATVSNTSSATERNTTESPSVPARKSPAPIPRRNAAQNRNPELPTSSPPPSCPSSTSPPPLSPPPTTTITIVDQPPTVVVSPSLSSGSNRPFSVSPASSTSTNSSSASSGSLSSSSTTPSTSSSASPVPVNMPNPDIAPPDTPTTDVELEYDEDIPFSRPRKGRLLSSAIFSWRSISGSAATRRGGYARSNTAPLEDTNTDDSPQPLQPVTTSKSATQLPSQHSPDTESSSPYPMISRSPSPSKRHLKQISSHSQNEIVKETQVKDMSPPPTNASTQEHSETVFIKNPNKYKAPPPPPQPSSQSSSLPPIKSGTPSHSNSTSSTSSPPTITNANEKNQLNSQSTIENVTQNDGTKSQSQEKNGFIRFDSKPMMNSFAPREAELRINCEFCKQVFTPEKFRSHQTVCEAALRPVSRRAATPVDQPPPQKSKSPIPAKHNKGPAPAPPPAQAPAEPTPPECPAKEPINKRLERSHSVKDERSSYRVTRRLERASSIKESRTTSSYIDKSSFSRWGSRDCVYSNGIDSPTSYSSTGWSGSTSNIFGGWGGSGSHAWSSHLSMVRDDLRHRAATSSVNALSQDNGGDSDNGGENEVETEGNGRDRSRSRYNSCNSLLVEVRAALNKTTPSNFAVDSGGARYRERSSSRTRPASMYSMSSGGWGSMFDLSSPSRTFNISDAFSTASLASKPPKKSPKKYRAPQPPKKPT, encoded by the exons ATGGTCTGCGTGAAGGGCATCGCCAACACAACTAAAAACTGTGCCATCTGCAGAAGAGATATCACACGTGACATGTTGATGGATATCAG ATTCTGCAGAGAAGAAGATATTATCAAGAATTACGTCAACAAACCCAGGGAAAAGAAGACGGTGCGAAGCCACAGTGTACCCAGCAGGGGCACTGGGCCAGGGGGTAGAAGACTTGTCCACCACACTACAGAGGATTATGATG AGATGGTGTCAGCACTAATGTCCAGCCGCACCACCTCTCCATCCTACAGATACCAACGCCCGACCAACACCCACACTCCTCCGTCCTATACCCCCTACTCCTCCACAACTTCCTCTACCTCAGACTCCTGCAAGGATTCCTGCAAGGACTCTTGCAAGGATTCTACCGAGTCTTGCAAGGATTCCTTTCAGGATGATGACTGTTGCTGCTCTTCTAGCCGCTCTACATCCTCCAGTTCCCAAACAGCCACTACTAACAGCATTTCCAACACTGCTTCAAGCAGTAGCACTAGCTCAACTTCAACTACTACCACCACGACTTCCACCCAAAGAGCATCTAGAGACTCTTTGTCCAGGACTACCatttcttcttcgtcttattcTGCTCCCACTATTAGGTCCAGCTCTGCTTCACGAGCGTTAACATCTTATTCCTCTAGGTCTAACGCTGCTACTACCAGCAGGACCTCTACATCATCAGCTTCAACCTCTACTCTCACCTCCACGAGCTCTCCGAGTGCCTCTACTGCTTCAACATCATCTGCCACGTCAACTTCCACTTCCTCTTCATCTAGTGCTTCCTCTAATAAGACCTCTTGCACCTCTTCCACAGCCTCAGTATCCTCTTCCACCACGACCTCTTCGtattcctcctcctactctaATGGTGCTCGACCAAGAAGACCAACAACACTTGCCTTGGAGACAAATGCTGTTCTGGCCACTCTTGCAGCTCAGACTTCTAGTACACACTCCCGACTGAGTG GGAGCCGTAGTGCTGAGCCTCCAGTCAATGCAACACAAGAACAATATGATCGATGGTTAGCTTTTCAACTTGCTAAAGCTGATGATGACCTCCCTCCTTCAGAATTCAACAGAAAGCATAAGCCAACTTTTCGTCGATCCTTCTCTATGCCAGAAAGACCC gaGAATGTATCAGAAAGCAGCAGTGGCAGCGATTCTGACTCAGATACCCCATCATCAAGAGGGAGCTCTCGTCGACCTCCGGCTTCACCACGAAATGCAACTACTACATCTTCATCTGCTTCTTCGTCAAGTAGGAGCACTCCCATTAGCAAATCATCTAGTGATTCCAATGCCTCTTCAAGCAGTGGTACTGGAAGCAGTGGAAGTGCTTTAAGTACAGGAGCAAGGCCAAAGAGTTCTGGACTTAGGAAACGAGTCTCCTTCAAAGAAGATGCT CCACCTATCCGACGAGAAGCTCCAGTTTTACTCCCCTGTGAATTTTGTGACGAGATGTTCCCAGAGCGAGATCTTATGCGACATCAGACAAGCTGTGAACAAAATGAGACACAGTTGCCTAGGGCTTCTCGCTTAGCCCAACTGGCAGCTGTTAACAGCGGTTCTACATCCTCAGTTAATTTAGTATCATCAACATCAAATACCAGTGTGAGAGTAACCTCTGTCACTGCCTCAACTGTGACAACTCAGTCAACGACTACACAAAGTGCAACTGGCCATGCATCTCCCCCACCAAGAAGACGTCAGGGAAGAATGCCTACCCCAGTGTGCACACCCCCCCGGAAAGCTACAGTGTCCAATACCTCTTCTGCAACAGAAAGAAATACAACAGAATCACCATCTGTTCCAGCAAGAAAAAGTCCTGCTCCTATTCCTAGGAGGAATGCAGCTCAGAACAGAAATCCGGAGCTTCCAACTTCTAGCCCTCCACCCAGTTGTCCTTCATCAACTAGTCCACCACCTTTGAGTCCTCCTCCAACCACCACAATCACGATTGTGGATCAGCCACCTACAGTTGTGGTATCTCCTAGCTTAAGCTCTGGTAGTAATCGGCCGTTTAGCGTTAGTCCTGCTTCAAGCACTTCTACAAACAGCAGCTCTGCCAGCAGTGGTTCACTTAGCAGTAGCTCCACAACACCTTCAACAAGCAGTTCAGCATCACCAGTACCAGTTAACATGCCAAATCCAGACATTGCACCTCCAGATACTCCAACAACAGATGTCGAACTTGAGTATGATGAAGATATACCTTTCAGCCGACCTCGTAAAGGTCGCCTCTTGTCTTCAGCTATTTTCTCATGGCGTAGTATATCTGGAAGTGCAGCCACCAGACGTGGAGGCTATGCTCGCTCTAACACAGCTCCTCTTGAGGACACAAATACTGATGACTCACCCCAGCCTTTACAGCCTGTAACGACAAGTAAATCAGCCACACAGCTGCCTTCACAACACAGTCCTGACACAGAATCATCATCCCCATATCCCATGATTTCAAGGTCTCCTTCACCATCAAAAAGACACTTAAAACAAATCTCCTCACACTCCCAAAACGAAATCGTAAAAGAAACACAGGTAAAAGATATGTCTCCTCCACCAACGAATGCCTCAACACAAGAGCATTCTGagacagtttttataaaaaatccAAACAAATACAAagctccaccaccaccaccacagccaTCTTCACAAAGCTCTTCACTGCCACCTATAAAATCAGGTACTCCTTCACATAGTAATAGCACATCAAGTACTTCATCACCACCAACAATTActaatgcaaatgaaaagaacCAGCTTAATAGCCAGTCAACGATAGAAAATGTCACACAAAATGATGGTACCAAAAGTCAGTCACAAGAAAAGAATGGATTCATCAGGTTTGACAGCAAGCCTATGATGAACAGTTTTGCACCAAGAGAAGCTGAGCTCCGTATCAACTGTGAATTCTGCAAACAAGTATTCACACCTGAGAAATTTCGATCCCATCAG ACTGTGTGTGAAGCTGCACTACGGCCAGTTTCTAGAAGGGCTGCAACGCCAGTGGATCAGCCCCCACCACAGAAAAGCAAGAGCCCTATCCCAGCTAAGCATAATAAAGGACCTGCACCAGCACCACCTCCAGCTCAAGCCCCAGCTGAACCCACTCCACCAGAGTGCCCTGCCAAAGAACCTATCAATAAACGTTTAGAGAG ATCCCACTCTGTCAAGGATGAACGTTCTTCCTACCGAGTGACTCGGCGTTTGGAAAGAGCCTCCAGCATCAAGGAATCAAGAACCACAAGTAGTTACATAGACAAAAGCAGCTTCAGCAGATGGGGATCAAGAGACTGTGTCTATAGCAATGGCATAGACTCTCCGACATCTTACTCATCTACAGGATGGAGTGGAAGCACAAGCAACATCTTTGGAGGGTGGGGAGGCAGTGGAAGTCATGCCTGGTCCTCTCACCTCAGTATGGTTCGAGATGACTTGAGACACAGAGCTGCTACTTCGTCTGTCAACGCTCTTTCACAAG ATAATGGGGGAGACTCAGATAATGGAGGGGAAAATGAAGTAGAAACAGAGGGGAATGGTAGAGATAGGAGTAGATCCAGATACAACAGCTGCAACTCCCTCTTGGTTGAAGTGCGAGCTGCGCTCAACAAGACCACCCCCAGCAACTTCGCTGTCGACTCTG